A DNA window from Rubricoccus marinus contains the following coding sequences:
- a CDS encoding MerR family DNA-binding protein: MPGVGAREIERVQQICSLRALGTPLAEIGAALDAPDFDPVALLERQRQRLTEEAAQIDALR, from the coding sequence GTGCCCGGCGTCGGTGCGAGGGAGATCGAGCGCGTGCAGCAGATCTGCTCGCTCCGCGCCCTCGGGACGCCTCTGGCGGAGATCGGCGCCGCGCTCGACGCGCCCGACTTCGACCCGGTCGCCCTTCTGGAGCGCCAGCGCCAGAGGCTGACCGAGGAGGCGGCACAGATCGACGCGCTCCGCC